The sequence GGGGGACCACCATCGCCATCCCCAGCCGCACCACCTCCCGCAGCCGCCGCCACCCCAGCCTCCTGCGACCCTGCAGGCAAGAGAGCATCCGGTCTACCCGGCCGAGCTGTCCCTCCTGGACAGCACCGACCCACGCGCCTGGCTGGCTCCCACTTTGCAGGGCATCTGCACGGCACGCGCCGCCCAGTACTTGCTCCATTCCCCAGAGCTGGGTGCCTCCGAGGCCGCCGCGCCCCGGGACGAGGCGGACGCCCGAGGGGAGCTGGTGAGAAGGAGCAGCGGCAGTGGCAGCAGCAAGAGCCCGGGACCGGTGAAAGTACGGGAACAACTGTGCAAGCTGAAAGGCGGGGTGGTGGTAGACGAGCTGGGCTGCAGCCGCCAGCGCGCCCCTTCCAGCAAACAGGTGAACGGCGTGCAGAAGCAAAGGCGGCTGGCGGCCAACGCCAGGGAGCGACGCAGGATGCACGGGCTGAATCACGCCTTCGACCAGCTTCGCAACGTTATCCCGTCCTTCAACAACGACAAGAAGCTGTCCAAGTACGAGACCCTGCAGATGGCCCAGATCTACATCAACGCCTTGTCCGAGCTGCTTCAAACCCCCAGCAGCGGAGACCAGCCGCCGCCGCCACCAGCATCTTGCAAGAGCGACCACCACCACCTTCGCGCCGCGGCCCCCTACGAAGCAGGCGCGGGCACCGCGACCGCAGCGGGGACGTCGCCAGCCTCGGGAGGGGCTCAGCGACCGACCCCTCCCGGCAGCTGCCGGACTCGCTTTTCGGCCCCGGCCTCCGCCGGCGGTTACTCTGTGCAGCTGGAAGCTCTGCACTTCTCGACTTTCGAGGACAGCGCCCTGACAGCGATGATGGCGCAAAAGAACTTGTCGCCTTCGCTGCCTGGGGGCATCCTGCAGCCAGTGCAGGAGGAAAGTAGCAAAACTTCCCCCCGATCCCACAGAAGCGACGGGGAGTTTTCCCCCCATTCGCATTACAGTGACTCGGATGAGGCAAGTTAGGAAGGTGTCCAAAACCCGGAAAACTGAGACAGAAACAAAATCACCCTTTTCCAGTGCGCGGAGAGCCCCGCGGTAAAAGATCCCCGCACCCTTTTAATTTTTGCTAAGTGATGGTCGTTGTTTAGCAACGACTTGGCTTCAGATGGCAGCTACATTTGATGGTTTGCAAAAGCCGCAGCTATCTCAAACTTCCTATCGTCCATGTTGTTCGGTGAATGCTTGCTGTTAAAAGTTGTGTTCTGTTCTCCCACATTCTGCTCCTCCTGTAGATAGATAAGGTTTAATTATATGTACTCATACCTAGCAACATTATTCTAGTTCTCTGCTGCCAATACGCTGCTAAAACATCGAATCTACTTCTTTGTCGCTGGTTtgtgtttaatttattttatgcCCTGGGCATCCATCCTTGTGTGTTGCGCGCACTCGCGTGTGGCAGAGTGAGTATTCCGAAGTTGTCTCCCGAAATTCATTGTGAAACGCAAAGTTAATGCTTCCAAGGTGAATAAGTTTTGACTATGGAATTGTTGGAAAACAATGGACTTTGAGGTTTATATATTGCATAAGCATACCCAGTATATATATCGGACCGCGAGAACGTTGGCGTCTTTTCGGAAACTTGGCGCACGCACTTTATCAGCCCCACTACTGCGGCTCTGGGACAAACTAAACTGCCAATTGCagaccagttttgtttttgttgttttttgtttttttaaatacggCCACTTATGATCCTTATGCTCTTtacaaatgtttgtttttaaaaaataaataaataacctacaTACAGTAGTGTCAAAAGCATTTggtccattttattttgctttaatatCAGAAGACATATTTATTATTGAGTGTTTGCTACCATTTCTACTTACCttgattcatttttttacttttttctactcgagatcattttattttaatttagcaAAGCCAACTGCCATTGTTTTATGTATTCCTTTtgcaaaatgataaaaataaatgtgaaaataactTTTACTTGTCAGTTGCTTATTTCATTCTAATATAAGcataaaaacagtttaaaatgacCTTGAATGTTTGAACTGTCTTCTATTAAATGCAAGTTTATGTGAACCACGAGTTTTGAAGAAAAATTCCATTATAAACCTTGTAGCATCAAGTAGTACCAGAAATCCAATACAGAAAAGCGATTGGGTCAATAATTAAATGGTGAGATAAAACCTTTCCCAAATTTTCAATACAATTTTGCCTCTAGAATCTTCCCAGGATCTTTCCGTGCTCCTTATTCCCATTCCCAACAACCTCTGCAAGGAGTCTGAGGTCTTCTAGGATCTAGCCAGTACTGAACTTTACCAGGATTAGCTATTTCACTTCATAAAAACTTTAGCCAAGTTGAAAGCTTTCCCCTCCGCCCCGAAGTTCAAATACACGACACaagctttctctccttcctccctcctgctctctcattctctcttcttTGTAGGCGGcgggggcagggttggggggagtAGGGAAGCCACtgagaggaaaagagaacaatggaaaagaacttgatgGGAAAGGGGTATTGGGGCCCATTgattcaaaaaatagaaaactgcAGTCATCCTAGGAAATGGTTGTGCTACACTTTTTTATTTCCAAActattctgtttcttccagtgaAGATGATATTTGCTTTAATCTTGTCCTTCTAAATTAATGCCTATGTTGAAAATTTTTAACTACATTTTTTAGTCAGTGGCAGAAACTAAAGACTGCACTCACACTCACCTCACCATTCTCAGGAAAAATATATCCTGGGTCTCAGGATCATAGATTTAGAAAAAGCTAATATGAAGTATGTGTGTAGAAagcagactttttaaaatgttcttggcAAACGTTGAgagtaaaactattttttaaagattaggtGAATTTCCACTGGCTAAACTCCGCTGGATTGGAGAGGTTGATTTTAAGCCAAATCCTTTGTATTTTGTGTCCACGTTGAGATAAATTGTGGCAACAGGAAAGCGGGCTGGAGGAAGGGGGGAAGTGAGAGAATGTTAGTTTAACTGCTCCTGAATTCTCTTCTTCCCGCCAGCACCTTGAAAAAAGGAGAGCACCACAAACTGGGTTTGCAGGAAAAGGAATGCGCGCGAAGGGACGAAGTTCTGGTCTTGAGCAGGGAATCGAGAAACAAACTATTAACTGACCACCTAGGGATCCATGGCTTTCGCCTGAAGCTGACAAccaag comes from Bubalus kerabau isolate K-KA32 ecotype Philippines breed swamp buffalo chromosome 7, PCC_UOA_SB_1v2, whole genome shotgun sequence and encodes:
- the ATOH1 gene encoding transcription factor ATOH1, with the translated sequence MSRLLHAEEWAEVKELGDHHRHPQPHHLPQPPPPQPPATLQAREHPVYPAELSLLDSTDPRAWLAPTLQGICTARAAQYLLHSPELGASEAAAPRDEADARGELVRRSSGSGSSKSPGPVKVREQLCKLKGGVVVDELGCSRQRAPSSKQVNGVQKQRRLAANARERRRMHGLNHAFDQLRNVIPSFNNDKKLSKYETLQMAQIYINALSELLQTPSSGDQPPPPPASCKSDHHHLRAAAPYEAGAGTATAAGTSPASGGAQRPTPPGSCRTRFSAPASAGGYSVQLEALHFSTFEDSALTAMMAQKNLSPSLPGGILQPVQEESSKTSPRSHRSDGEFSPHSHYSDSDEAS